Proteins encoded by one window of Cellvibrio sp. KY-GH-1:
- a CDS encoding YceH family protein: MMENLAPTDNPQSPNEALLNDMEARVLGSLMEKQLTTPDQYPLTLNSLQLACNQKTSREPVTNYDSGPLQRCVSELQDRQLIAVDYGSRAARYDQRLTRVLSVDKATQAILTVMLLRGAQTVAEILTRTQRMVEFASPQALEEKLQSLCVKTKPLVIHIPRLPGQREDRYTHLLCGQPDISAIAAQAAANKSASSDVRADQEEKILSLELRIATLEKQVAALMELNGVSDTDLS; the protein is encoded by the coding sequence ATGATGGAAAACCTAGCCCCTACGGATAATCCACAAAGCCCCAATGAAGCCCTGCTCAACGATATGGAAGCACGCGTACTCGGCTCGCTCATGGAAAAACAACTGACTACGCCCGACCAATACCCCTTAACCCTGAATAGCCTGCAGCTCGCATGCAACCAAAAAACCAGCCGCGAACCCGTTACCAACTATGATTCGGGACCCTTGCAGCGTTGTGTGAGTGAGTTACAGGATCGGCAATTAATCGCCGTGGATTACGGTTCGCGTGCGGCGCGCTACGACCAACGCCTTACCCGTGTGCTCAGTGTCGATAAAGCCACACAAGCCATTCTCACGGTAATGTTGTTGCGCGGCGCACAAACAGTCGCGGAAATTTTAACCCGTACCCAACGCATGGTGGAGTTCGCATCACCACAGGCGCTGGAAGAAAAGCTGCAAAGCCTGTGCGTTAAAACCAAACCATTAGTGATACATATTCCACGCCTGCCCGGCCAGCGCGAAGATCGCTACACTCATTTACTCTGTGGCCAACCGGATATTAGTGCGATTGCCGCACAAGCCGCCGCGAATAAATCCGCCAGCAGTGACGTCCGCGCCGATCAGGAAGAAAAAATTCTTTCTCTGGAATTGCGCATCGCCACTCTGGAAAAGCAAGTCGCTGCACTCATGGAATTGAATGGCGTTAGCGACACCGATTTATCGTGA
- a CDS encoding YggL family protein, with product MTAVTNANTKKAPQRSKRLRKKLFQDEFATFGFELECEFKDDISEEIISQFVDSFFIDAISGAGLAFGGGLSSKRLSGFVGSNQRYGSTTEADKAKLLAWLKAQPQVASVELGEIIDANYYI from the coding sequence ATGACCGCAGTAACCAACGCAAACACCAAAAAAGCCCCGCAGCGCAGTAAACGTTTGCGTAAGAAATTGTTCCAGGACGAATTCGCCACTTTTGGTTTCGAACTGGAGTGTGAATTTAAAGATGACATCAGTGAAGAAATTATCAGCCAATTTGTCGACAGTTTTTTTATCGATGCCATCAGCGGCGCTGGCTTGGCCTTTGGCGGTGGCTTATCCAGCAAGCGCTTATCCGGCTTTGTCGGTTCCAATCAGCGTTATGGGTCAACAACTGAAGCCGATAAAGCAAAACTCCTTGCCTGGTTAAAAGCCCAGCCACAAGTGGCCAGCGTAGAACTGGGTGAAATTATTGATGCAAATTACTACATCTAA
- a CDS encoding DCC1-like thiol-disulfide oxidoreductase family protein, giving the protein MSHAGKIVLVYDKECPACDNYCRLVRIREDIGEFILLDAREPSAILDEVTALGWDIDQGMVLKMDSQLYYGADAIHALALISSRSGFFNRVNYWVFKSPRLSHIFYPILRFLRNLLLKLLGKTKINNLGFDNNTRF; this is encoded by the coding sequence ATGAGTCACGCAGGAAAAATTGTGCTGGTGTACGATAAAGAGTGCCCCGCCTGCGACAACTATTGCCGCTTGGTGCGCATTCGTGAAGATATCGGTGAATTTATTTTGCTGGATGCACGTGAACCCAGCGCAATATTGGATGAAGTTACCGCACTGGGTTGGGATATAGACCAAGGCATGGTATTGAAAATGGATAGCCAGCTTTATTACGGCGCCGATGCGATCCATGCGCTGGCACTCATCAGCAGCCGTTCGGGATTTTTTAACCGCGTGAATTATTGGGTGTTTAAGTCGCCCCGGCTGTCGCACATTTTTTACCCGATACTGCGCTTCCTGCGCAACCTTCTGCTGAAATTGTTGGGCAAAACAAAAATCAATAATCTCGGGTTTGATAACAATACCCGCTTTTGA
- a CDS encoding methyl-accepting chemotaxis protein, protein MYLHSDSMHLSPAERGWLNWSGKTGKLAMGWACWLNRSRYPIMEQTFESIANTRIKLLQQWVKRQWTQLESCRSQLQLLDDSAENILRKAWQAMGDCTELFLLDEQGVVISSTYSQHIGKQDLHSRAVEAGLAAPFLHGPYKDPQTLSIGKRSSAFHDQVTLMFYLPIELNPGNKGCLCARIPNDVLGDLIQREAGHIFAESGDNYLFMVKSVFDNSIKSGTALSRSRFEDDTFTHGENLKSGVHTAWGTVKIQQHTEFEIRFTDPATNDLHPGVRETIRKGNNLFVTYPGYSDYRHIPVVGKGVTFNLPGSPDTWGMMCEADLEEVYRHRSLSFKLMNIYTVCVGSAFLLNAGLHEFTDWSNNLINALTLLTLIIGAKIFQQRGPRRLARRLGKMTEVIHTIAEGGGNLQQRLDTRKLANDETGDLGKWTNSFIDNLDHIVGEVIRAADEVMKNSDTLLKRNSEANQSSSHVSNSMEKMLELMHNQLQEISNASGTASDMKKVMETVVEQARSQFESVRTGTQSIRDVVETSARTIHTLNNRTAEIGNMVSLISDITSQTNLLALNAAIEAARAGEHGRGFSVVAEEVRNLAGRTASVAQEIGEKIEAIRQESQTAATYMEASVADVDRGLRLAEEASTDNSQLHQIVERMFDIIHHIDSNSQQHGHHAREVASASQTMNKVVRALHTSSDRLKNTATKLHQLAGVFQVTAR, encoded by the coding sequence ATGTATTTACACAGCGACTCAATGCATTTGTCGCCCGCGGAGCGTGGCTGGCTGAATTGGTCAGGAAAAACCGGAAAACTCGCGATGGGCTGGGCCTGTTGGTTAAATCGCAGCCGCTACCCCATCATGGAACAAACCTTTGAAAGTATCGCCAACACCCGCATTAAACTCTTGCAACAATGGGTAAAGCGCCAATGGACCCAACTGGAATCCTGTCGCAGCCAATTGCAACTGCTGGACGATTCCGCTGAAAACATTTTGCGCAAAGCCTGGCAGGCAATGGGGGATTGCACTGAACTTTTTTTACTTGATGAACAAGGTGTAGTCATTTCATCTACCTATAGCCAACACATTGGCAAGCAGGATTTACATTCACGTGCGGTTGAAGCAGGCCTCGCCGCTCCGTTTTTACACGGCCCCTATAAAGACCCACAAACCCTGAGCATAGGAAAACGCAGCTCAGCCTTTCACGATCAAGTCACGCTGATGTTTTATTTGCCGATTGAATTAAACCCCGGCAATAAAGGTTGTTTATGCGCGCGTATTCCCAATGATGTGTTGGGTGATTTAATCCAGCGTGAAGCCGGACATATTTTTGCAGAATCCGGTGATAACTATTTATTTATGGTGAAATCGGTTTTCGATAATTCCATCAAAAGCGGAACTGCCCTCTCCCGTTCTCGTTTTGAAGACGACACCTTTACTCACGGTGAAAATTTAAAATCCGGAGTGCATACCGCCTGGGGCACTGTAAAAATCCAGCAACACACTGAATTTGAAATTCGCTTTACTGACCCGGCCACTAATGATTTACACCCGGGTGTGCGCGAAACTATTCGCAAGGGCAATAATTTATTTGTCACCTACCCCGGCTACTCCGACTATCGCCATATTCCTGTGGTAGGCAAAGGTGTGACCTTTAATTTGCCCGGCTCGCCCGATACCTGGGGCATGATGTGCGAAGCAGATTTGGAAGAAGTGTATCGTCACCGTTCCCTCAGTTTTAAATTGATGAATATCTACACCGTTTGCGTTGGCAGCGCATTCTTATTAAATGCAGGGCTACATGAATTTACCGATTGGTCAAACAATTTAATTAATGCACTTACCTTACTAACGCTGATAATAGGGGCGAAAATTTTCCAGCAACGCGGCCCCCGGCGCCTTGCGCGACGCCTCGGAAAAATGACTGAGGTGATTCACACCATTGCTGAAGGTGGTGGCAATTTGCAACAGCGGTTGGACACGCGCAAACTCGCCAACGACGAAACCGGTGACCTGGGAAAATGGACCAACAGTTTTATCGATAACTTGGATCATATCGTCGGCGAAGTTATTCGCGCCGCCGATGAAGTGATGAAAAATAGCGATACCCTGCTCAAGCGCAACAGCGAAGCCAATCAGTCATCCAGCCATGTTTCCAATTCTATGGAAAAAATGCTGGAGCTGATGCACAACCAGTTGCAAGAAATTAGCAATGCCTCTGGCACTGCCAGCGATATGAAAAAAGTCATGGAAACTGTGGTGGAACAGGCGCGCAGCCAATTTGAATCAGTGCGTACCGGCACCCAGAGTATTCGCGATGTAGTGGAAACCTCGGCGCGCACCATTCACACCTTAAATAATCGCACCGCTGAAATTGGCAATATGGTTTCACTCATTAGCGACATCACCAGCCAAACCAATTTGCTCGCATTGAATGCTGCTATTGAAGCAGCACGAGCCGGCGAACATGGGCGCGGTTTCTCGGTTGTTGCCGAAGAAGTACGTAACCTGGCCGGCAGGACTGCCAGCGTTGCACAAGAAATTGGTGAAAAAATTGAAGCAATTCGGCAAGAATCACAAACGGCAGCAACCTATATGGAAGCCAGTGTGGCCGATGTAGATCGCGGTTTGCGTTTAGCCGAAGAAGCCTCCACCGATAATTCGCAACTGCATCAAATTGTAGAGCGCATGTTCGATATTATTCACCACATCGATAGCAACAGCCAACAACATGGGCACCATGCACGCGAGGTAGCTAGCGCAAGCCAAACCATGAATAAAGTAGTGCGTGCACTGCACACCAGTTCAGATCGTTTAAAAAATACCGCGACCAAATTACACCAACTGGCGGGGGTTTTTCAGGTTACTGCGCGGTAA
- a CDS encoding family 16 glycosylhydrolase, which yields MNNKKSATQQFLKAALIACAGIASVAHAVVYQAENYNAFSDTTPGNSGGVFRGDAVDIEATTDSGGGYNVGWIVQGEWLAFNGLNIPTTGSYTVRMRVASPNGATASVDLNAGSIQLGNFVIPATGGWQNWTTVSRTVNLNAGTYNLGVFAQTSDWNFNWIEIIPNTTNPGRTLVWSDEFNSINTANWTFETGGGGWGNNELQYYTNGQNAFIQNDAQAGGNVLVIEARKNNPSNYGCWYGTCTYTSTRMVSRDKKTFKYGRIEARLKLPQTQGIWPAFWMLGSNLGSVGWPQSGEIDIMEHVGFEPTTTHGALHGPGYSGNTPIMGTHNLGEYVNVSYHVYAVEWDTNGIRWFRDNIQFYSVTRAQVQNYGTWVFDQPFFLLLNVAVGGSWPGSPDAGSVFPQRMYVDYVRVYQ from the coding sequence ATGAATAATAAAAAATCTGCAACGCAGCAATTTCTGAAAGCAGCGCTAATTGCCTGCGCAGGCATTGCCTCTGTTGCCCATGCGGTGGTTTACCAGGCAGAAAATTACAACGCCTTTTCCGATACAACTCCTGGCAATAGCGGCGGTGTTTTTCGCGGCGATGCAGTGGATATAGAAGCAACCACCGACAGCGGTGGCGGTTACAACGTGGGTTGGATAGTGCAGGGCGAATGGCTGGCATTTAATGGTTTAAATATTCCCACAACTGGTAGCTACACAGTGCGCATGCGTGTTGCATCGCCCAATGGTGCAACGGCATCGGTGGATTTAAATGCGGGCTCAATTCAACTCGGTAATTTTGTAATTCCCGCGACCGGTGGTTGGCAAAATTGGACCACGGTATCGCGTACCGTAAATTTAAATGCAGGTACTTACAACCTGGGCGTGTTTGCACAAACATCCGATTGGAATTTTAACTGGATTGAAATTATTCCTAACACAACCAATCCAGGTCGCACTTTGGTTTGGTCCGATGAGTTTAATAGCATCAATACCGCTAACTGGACCTTTGAAACCGGTGGTGGTGGTTGGGGTAATAATGAATTGCAATATTACACAAACGGCCAAAACGCCTTTATCCAGAATGATGCGCAAGCCGGCGGTAATGTATTGGTGATTGAAGCGCGCAAAAATAATCCATCCAACTACGGTTGCTGGTACGGTACCTGTACTTACACCTCAACGCGTATGGTATCGCGCGATAAGAAAACCTTTAAATATGGTCGCATTGAAGCGCGCTTGAAATTGCCACAAACACAGGGAATTTGGCCGGCGTTCTGGATGCTGGGCAGTAACCTGGGTTCAGTAGGTTGGCCGCAATCAGGTGAGATCGACATTATGGAGCACGTAGGCTTTGAGCCTACCACTACCCACGGTGCATTGCATGGCCCGGGCTATTCGGGCAATACACCCATCATGGGCACGCACAACCTGGGTGAATACGTGAATGTAAGTTATCACGTGTATGCGGTGGAGTGGGATACCAACGGTATTCGCTGGTTCCGCGATAATATCCAGTTCTATTCGGTAACGCGTGCGCAAGTGCAAAACTACGGCACCTGGGTATTTGATCAACCCTTCTTCTTGTTACTGAACGTTGCCGTAGGCGGAAGCTGGCCAGGTAGTCCGGATGCAGGCAGTGTATTCCCGCAACGTATGTATGTGGATTATGTGCGTGTTTATCAGTAA
- a CDS encoding thaumatin family protein has product MLKNNTVIINSRALMWWCLLVSLFATHAAVAASGHTVLSATSVKFYVTDAPWADVHYTINGANQQNIRMTASGTNHEYILNAATNSVVRYFYTIGNNSGGATDTAWVQFTLTAPTTPPPTGGVARVYQHCSYGGTAVGLAAGNYTLAQLQALGVRNDDISSVQVNSGYEIVLYQNDNFGGTAVTKSANDDCLVNDNFNDAASSIIVRATTSVPPGTPGTANGTHKRLKIINGCGDPMWVQWLTAPGINFSGPNRHRLASLGSSIEYDIPDKGLPSMRFWPGFGCDANGHNCRVGASGGPANLGFTCPAGGCAPPIDSKFEASFGCIPGVTDAQCVQNPSAPGTPLGRGDWWNNSFVDGYTTPMKVIVKGHCPVGPQPAPVFGPGGPPGGIIDCSTIRISDCPTNENLSTDGRYPALANVNLIATNPLTGAQAGCYSPAAKLTYRQWPSTTPVYNPADPQAQMYTCPTPPISPEQCMAGPADRTKYRNMVHSHCDTYAYAYDDGVGLSSCPAATNLVYEVTFYCPR; this is encoded by the coding sequence ATGCTCAAAAATAATACGGTCATTATCAACTCCAGGGCGCTAATGTGGTGGTGTTTATTAGTTTCCCTGTTTGCTACACACGCGGCTGTTGCAGCTTCGGGTCATACGGTGTTATCGGCGACCAGTGTGAAGTTTTATGTAACTGATGCCCCCTGGGCTGACGTGCATTACACGATTAATGGTGCGAACCAGCAAAATATTCGTATGACGGCGAGCGGTACCAATCACGAATATATTTTGAATGCAGCCACCAATTCGGTGGTGCGTTACTTCTATACCATCGGCAATAACTCGGGCGGCGCTACCGATACTGCCTGGGTGCAATTTACTTTAACGGCACCGACTACGCCGCCGCCCACTGGCGGTGTGGCGCGCGTTTATCAGCATTGCAGTTACGGTGGCACTGCGGTGGGCCTGGCAGCGGGTAATTACACACTGGCGCAACTGCAAGCACTGGGTGTGCGCAATGATGATATTTCATCGGTGCAGGTGAATAGCGGTTACGAAATTGTGCTTTACCAGAATGATAATTTTGGTGGTACTGCAGTTACCAAAAGTGCAAATGATGATTGCCTGGTGAATGACAATTTCAACGATGCCGCCAGTTCAATCATTGTGCGCGCTACTACCAGTGTTCCGCCGGGAACACCGGGTACTGCCAACGGTACGCACAAGCGGTTGAAAATTATCAATGGCTGCGGCGACCCTATGTGGGTGCAATGGTTAACGGCGCCGGGCATTAACTTCAGCGGGCCAAATCGCCATCGCCTGGCGAGCCTTGGCAGTTCGATCGAATACGACATCCCCGACAAAGGTTTGCCGAGCATGCGCTTCTGGCCAGGTTTTGGTTGCGATGCGAATGGCCATAACTGCCGTGTAGGCGCGAGCGGTGGCCCGGCGAATTTAGGGTTTACCTGTCCTGCCGGTGGTTGTGCACCGCCCATCGATTCCAAATTTGAAGCTTCATTCGGTTGTATTCCCGGCGTGACTGACGCGCAGTGCGTACAGAATCCTTCTGCACCGGGAACACCATTGGGGCGTGGTGATTGGTGGAATAACAGCTTTGTGGATGGTTACACCACACCGATGAAAGTGATCGTAAAAGGTCATTGCCCGGTCGGCCCGCAACCGGCGCCTGTGTTTGGTCCCGGCGGCCCACCGGGCGGCATTATCGATTGCTCGACGATTCGTATTTCAGATTGCCCGACTAACGAAAATTTGAGTACCGATGGCCGCTACCCCGCGCTTGCCAATGTGAATTTAATTGCGACCAATCCACTCACCGGCGCGCAAGCAGGTTGTTATTCACCCGCAGCGAAACTCACTTATCGCCAATGGCCATCGACGACACCGGTTTACAACCCGGCTGATCCGCAAGCGCAAATGTACACCTGCCCAACACCGCCAATTTCTCCCGAGCAGTGTATGGCGGGGCCAGCGGATCGCACCAAATATCGCAATATGGTGCATTCACATTGCGATACCTATGCCTATGCCTACGACGATGGTGTTGGGTTATCGAGTTGTCCGGCGGCGACCAACCTGGTTTACGAAGTGACTTTTTATTGTCCGCGTTAG
- a CDS encoding ankyrin repeat domain-containing protein, which translates to MRSVESIFREIEQVPDFAAHIIDSVSYRNGYGDTPLHIVSYWGDCEAIAILVAAGADINALGESGYTPLHCAAESNKSEAISLLLRLGAELLTDSAGDTALDIAVSLNNKDAIAALS; encoded by the coding sequence ATGAGAAGTGTCGAATCCATATTCAGGGAAATAGAGCAGGTGCCGGACTTTGCAGCCCATATCATCGATTCAGTCAGTTATCGTAATGGTTATGGTGACACCCCTTTGCATATTGTCTCTTATTGGGGTGACTGTGAAGCAATTGCTATTCTCGTTGCTGCAGGTGCAGATATTAATGCGCTAGGTGAGTCTGGTTATACTCCATTGCATTGTGCTGCAGAGTCGAATAAATCAGAAGCAATCTCTTTGCTGTTGCGTCTGGGAGCTGAGCTTTTAACAGATTCAGCGGGCGATACCGCTTTGGATATTGCTGTGTCGTTAAATAATAAAGATGCAATTGCGGCGTTAAGTTAA
- a CDS encoding IS3 family transposase (programmed frameshift): MSKKPTPKENKKYTAEFKSEAIKLAERLSVAEAAEKLGIYASQIYSWRSALNNSRTDVERESLLAAENARLKRQLAEQAEELEILKKGGYLLREASKIKRYEFMLTNSALYSIAMMARVLLVSRSGYYSWLDNREMVSWRMQQREAIDALVKAAFEAGKGRHGADRIFYDLAEQDNPLDIKTIRKSLKRQGLIAKAAKLFKVTTDSNHTLPVAPNLLARDFSAQQPNEKWVTDITYIQTTEGWLYLAVMIDLYSRKVVGWSMSKHIDAQLVCDSLMMALWRRKFPKSVIVHSDRGSQYVSHAFRDLLEKYSLIQSMSRKGDCWDNACAESFFHSLKVELVHGEPLLDGKHTRESIFEYIEVDYNRYRRHSAIGFVSPERFEAKNVC; encoded by the exons ATGAGCAAGAAACCAACCCCAAAAGAGAATAAGAAGTATACAGCCGAGTTCAAAAGTGAGGCCATTAAACTGGCCGAACGATTGAGCGTAGCGGAAGCCGCCGAAAAACTGGGCATATATGCCAGTCAAATTTACAGTTGGCGTAGCGCACTCAACAATAGCCGTACTGATGTTGAAAGAGAATCGCTCCTCGCCGCTGAAAATGCACGCCTCAAGCGTCAGCTCGCCGAGCAAGCAGAGGAGCTTGAAATCCTAA AAAAAGGCGGCTACCTACTTCGCGAAGCATCAAAAATAAAACGCTACGAATTTATGCTGACAAATAGCGCGCTATATTCAATCGCGATGATGGCGCGCGTTCTGTTGGTTTCGCGAAGTGGGTATTACAGCTGGCTTGATAATCGTGAAATGGTTAGTTGGCGCATGCAGCAAAGAGAAGCGATTGATGCGTTGGTAAAGGCAGCATTTGAGGCTGGAAAAGGCCGGCATGGCGCGGATCGGATTTTTTATGATTTGGCGGAGCAAGATAATCCGCTCGACATAAAAACCATTCGGAAAAGCCTGAAACGGCAGGGGTTAATTGCAAAAGCGGCCAAGCTGTTCAAGGTGACTACGGACAGCAATCATACACTACCTGTTGCGCCCAACCTGTTGGCTAGAGATTTTTCTGCGCAACAACCTAATGAAAAATGGGTGACCGATATTACTTATATTCAAACTACAGAAGGTTGGTTGTATCTGGCCGTGATGATTGATTTATATTCTCGAAAAGTTGTTGGTTGGTCGATGAGCAAACATATTGATGCGCAATTGGTTTGTGATTCATTGATGATGGCGTTGTGGCGACGAAAATTCCCAAAAAGCGTTATTGTTCACAGTGACCGTGGCAGCCAATATGTATCGCATGCGTTTAGGGATTTACTGGAAAAATATTCGCTAATACAGAGTATGAGTCGCAAGGGTGATTGCTGGGACAATGCGTGTGCGGAAAGCTTCTTTCATTCACTTAAGGTTGAGCTGGTTCACGGCGAGCCATTGCTAGATGGAAAGCACACGCGCGAATCTATTTTTGAATATATCGAAGTGGATTACAATCGCTACCGCCGTCACAGCGCTATTGGCTTTGTTAGCCCCGAGCGCTTTGAGGCAAAAAATGTATGTTAG
- a CDS encoding ParA family protein translates to MDIILNDDKGSEGKIPNFLRESILHFQHLRHALEQLSEYDYIFIDTQGASGIIQESVIMAADVLLSPIKPQILDSREFIHGTIELVNKFKPKPGFHSITGRPMPPVKVLINLWDRTTTATEVSNHLRCTFDKETDGHVTVLNTVIPTLKAYSEAAGLGIPAHRHEPSREGPTRSALDTLLELVYELEPKLYGIKPEWNA, encoded by the coding sequence TTGGACATTATTTTAAATGACGATAAGGGGAGCGAGGGAAAAATACCCAACTTTTTACGAGAATCTATTCTCCACTTCCAGCACCTCCGCCATGCTTTAGAGCAGCTATCTGAATATGACTATATTTTCATCGACACCCAAGGGGCGAGCGGCATAATCCAGGAATCGGTGATCATGGCCGCTGATGTACTTCTGTCCCCGATCAAGCCCCAAATATTAGATTCCCGTGAATTCATTCACGGCACCATTGAATTGGTGAATAAATTTAAGCCAAAACCGGGCTTTCACAGTATAACCGGACGGCCAATGCCTCCAGTGAAAGTGCTAATTAATCTGTGGGACCGCACAACCACAGCAACCGAAGTATCCAACCATTTACGTTGCACTTTCGATAAGGAAACTGACGGCCATGTCACGGTGCTGAACACCGTCATACCCACCCTCAAAGCGTATTCAGAAGCAGCGGGGTTAGGTATTCCCGCCCATCGTCATGAGCCCTCTCGTGAAGGCCCCACCCGTTCTGCATTGGATACCTTACTGGAGCTGGTGTACGAATTAGAACCGAAACTCTATGGCATCAAGCCCGAATGGAATGCGTGA
- a CDS encoding ParB family protein → MNKPSIADRLNKPHLGESSSADLILPDPVIKTRVPVTLDILIAYNRNPRRTRNPLYDEIKESIRNKGLDHPPIVTRKKPADPYMIKKGGNTRLQILNELWKETGDEKFFKFDCDFEPWTSDRDNLVSHMVENEMKGNTLFIERALAAYDLKVELEAEKGELSTRELARLITAEGWTLNQANLGQMLYAHGTLFPIIPEAFWSGVGIDRVKKIRKLLETCKTFWESVAQKNEGSFDEIWKPVFTSLDGDGFDIDKAEYELCSAMSAKLNSPVLQLRAEVQAISEGLSKGGNRPKDIIAEANAHAQLDKQSGTGAAKPPVQPKRPPVESPPDTGSNQETDPSPENENVQDSREAANKSAPVVRHVYGDLSSMQYLLDYEVSSLKELAYQAAVDYADTIGLSEYVDYLEEDGWHTGYRMLPPTQLDSDLILYWVTLWSYSHALTPPISLLTAMNELLEICPTLTKDNLLTLLALGTAFKGRLMGRQISDPDANPIQWQSLTELEAIVSLLVDYRTHAPHKLNENVEAGGE, encoded by the coding sequence ATGAATAAGCCCTCTATCGCAGATCGTCTTAACAAACCGCATTTAGGTGAGTCCTCGTCCGCAGATTTAATTCTGCCCGATCCTGTTATTAAAACTCGCGTGCCCGTAACACTGGACATTCTGATTGCGTATAACCGCAACCCTAGAAGAACCCGAAACCCGTTGTATGACGAAATTAAGGAGTCTATTCGCAACAAAGGTTTAGACCATCCGCCCATTGTTACGAGAAAAAAACCTGCCGACCCGTACATGATCAAAAAGGGGGGGAACACTCGCCTGCAAATTTTGAATGAGCTGTGGAAGGAAACCGGCGACGAGAAATTTTTTAAATTTGATTGTGATTTCGAGCCATGGACAAGTGATCGAGACAATCTAGTTAGTCACATGGTTGAGAATGAAATGAAAGGGAATACCCTTTTCATTGAACGCGCTCTTGCTGCCTATGACCTGAAGGTTGAATTGGAAGCTGAGAAAGGTGAGCTATCGACCCGAGAGCTAGCACGGTTAATTACAGCTGAAGGCTGGACATTAAATCAAGCGAATCTTGGGCAAATGCTATACGCACATGGAACGCTTTTTCCAATCATTCCGGAAGCCTTTTGGTCGGGGGTCGGAATAGATCGTGTAAAAAAGATCCGGAAGCTGCTCGAAACCTGTAAAACATTTTGGGAATCTGTTGCGCAAAAAAATGAAGGAAGCTTTGATGAAATTTGGAAACCTGTTTTCACATCATTGGATGGTGATGGATTTGATATAGACAAAGCGGAGTATGAGCTGTGTTCAGCGATGTCCGCAAAACTCAACTCACCGGTATTGCAATTACGTGCGGAAGTACAGGCCATTAGTGAGGGCTTATCCAAAGGTGGTAATCGTCCGAAGGATATTATTGCTGAGGCAAATGCCCATGCACAGTTGGATAAACAATCGGGTACCGGTGCAGCCAAGCCACCGGTACAGCCCAAGCGCCCACCTGTGGAAAGCCCTCCGGACACTGGTAGCAATCAGGAAACTGATCCATCCCCTGAAAACGAGAATGTACAGGACAGTCGGGAAGCTGCGAATAAATCAGCCCCTGTAGTTCGTCATGTCTACGGTGATCTCAGTTCGATGCAATACCTTTTAGATTATGAGGTTTCCTCACTCAAAGAACTCGCGTACCAAGCAGCAGTGGATTATGCCGATACGATAGGGCTCTCGGAGTATGTTGATTATCTTGAGGAGGATGGCTGGCACACCGGTTACCGGATGTTGCCGCCCACCCAACTTGATTCTGACCTGATTCTGTATTGGGTTACCTTGTGGTCGTACTCACACGCATTAACCCCGCCTATTTCATTGTTGACTGCAATGAATGAGCTGCTGGAGATATGCCCTACTCTTACCAAAGACAACCTCTTAACGTTGCTCGCACTTGGTACCGCTTTTAAAGGCCGACTGATGGGCCGTCAAATCAGTGATCCTGATGCTAACCCAATTCAATGGCAATCACTCACTGAACTGGAAGCCATTGTTAGTTTGCTGGTGGACTACCGCACACATGCACCTCACAAACTCAACGAAAACGTTGAAGCAGGAGGTGAATGA
- a CDS encoding STY4526/YPO1902 family pathogenicity island replication protein → MQNYYITSLNHQALLAVAEALRNGDSQLLNQLGLGAIDQSVASQLKALSADRIACLPNFKGSLFQLRIDPHTLRLYLGFADSKVTEDDLVNRAIRAGLRQPMLEELKGISRRDFAARRSRMSLPEHSRGRIEVLSEEEELTVLRAWEKLRDIEDPLERLIALHQETDIALDQAYITIKQLQ, encoded by the coding sequence ATGCAGAACTACTACATCACCTCTTTAAATCACCAAGCATTACTTGCGGTTGCGGAAGCATTGCGCAACGGCGACAGCCAACTACTCAATCAATTGGGGCTGGGTGCTATCGACCAAAGCGTTGCCTCTCAACTGAAAGCTTTATCGGCTGACCGCATTGCCTGTCTACCGAACTTCAAAGGCTCATTGTTCCAACTACGTATTGATCCACACACGCTACGCCTCTACCTCGGCTTTGCTGATAGCAAGGTCACTGAGGACGACTTAGTTAATCGCGCGATACGAGCGGGATTACGTCAGCCAATGCTCGAAGAACTTAAAGGCATTTCTCGCCGGGACTTTGCTGCGCGACGCTCGCGGATGAGTTTGCCCGAGCATAGTCGCGGCCGTATCGAAGTATTAAGTGAGGAGGAAGAACTTACCGTTTTGCGAGCCTGGGAAAAACTTCGGGATATCGAAGATCCACTAGAGAGACTGATAGCACTTCATCAGGAAACTGATATTGCATTGGATCAGGCCTACATAACGATAAAGCAATTGCAATAA